A window of Sphingobacterium sp. SRCM116780 contains these coding sequences:
- a CDS encoding tetratricopeptide repeat protein has product MDKNEYGKRMILKERNGYNYLKYLLTGVFLAVLVMGYAQEEEKKQKEKRQPSEQQGENQPAIIDSMDVVREYRPILADAVKMRRTPDMNFDRQALEVELRKIAADRYFAKNKFKQAYYSIVLKRHPDASQNNIDNYRIGYLAYQAREYERAASIMKKLTASDAFYQSSLITLGHIALETGDKQGASNAFAQASKLDFDPILKEDGLFNYAKILYELDSTPATLKVAQEYIAQKYRDHGPKTRESETEETLSADILLGTSNLHAGVSLLEMFDNREREDDIIYQKATYYRGLEFYNERAFENSISMFMRSEKFPIDAEMAALATYWKAEAMYEVRKYGEAVDNFSRFLRLPAARNTDVYNYANYGLAYAAFRNNSFDMAAGYFERFMSLEGSSMEDKVRYDVIARLGDSYLAVRNYDRANQYYDELINSKAPNQDYALFQRGILHGLQGDNKTKLSILRSVIEQFPNSNYADDVAFEIPYTYFTKGDYDIAIEGLQKMIEQYPRSSYVPRALMTIGLVQYNKDETEAAKATFQKVIEEHSATAEAQQAMRSIENIYLDQGDAKSYINYATNVNISDLSPAEQDNMAFQVANSLFSKKAYGAAVEAINAYFDKFPKPRQEKYARYIRGVSLYNSGRPKEALHDLNIILNDWTSQYTENTLLTVAALYLDLKEYNEAIVHLKKLELTSEYKERYGYAVTNLMKCYFEIGDLEQAAKYSMLVKTYDQATEEEIAIAHLYDARLMLKEGNVESAMKELNLAAQKSQKAVGAEARYRLGQLQYENKQYDKAEKTAFDVINNMGSQDYWVAKSFILLADAYVGKGDKFQAKSTLESVIENYEGDDDVIPLAKERLKKLNGK; this is encoded by the coding sequence ATGGATAAGAACGAATACGGAAAAAGAATGATACTGAAAGAAAGGAATGGCTATAACTACCTGAAATACCTGCTTACCGGGGTCTTTTTAGCAGTGCTGGTTATGGGATATGCACAGGAAGAGGAGAAAAAACAGAAAGAAAAGCGACAACCTAGTGAGCAACAAGGCGAAAATCAACCTGCGATTATAGATTCTATGGATGTCGTACGCGAATATCGGCCGATATTGGCCGATGCCGTCAAGATGCGCCGAACTCCGGATATGAATTTTGATCGTCAAGCGCTAGAGGTTGAGCTTCGCAAGATCGCCGCTGACAGATATTTTGCAAAAAACAAATTCAAACAAGCTTATTACAGTATCGTACTGAAACGGCACCCTGATGCTTCGCAAAACAATATCGATAATTACCGGATCGGCTACCTGGCCTACCAAGCACGCGAATACGAAAGAGCGGCCTCTATTATGAAGAAGTTGACAGCTTCGGATGCCTTTTATCAAAGCTCGCTGATTACTTTAGGCCATATCGCCCTAGAAACCGGGGATAAGCAAGGTGCTAGCAATGCATTTGCCCAAGCGTCCAAATTGGATTTCGATCCGATACTGAAAGAGGATGGGCTGTTTAACTATGCTAAAATCTTATATGAATTGGACTCCACCCCAGCTACCTTGAAAGTCGCACAGGAATATATTGCTCAGAAATATAGGGATCATGGTCCGAAGACTAGAGAATCAGAGACTGAAGAAACACTGTCGGCTGATATCTTGTTGGGTACGAGTAATTTACATGCAGGGGTAAGTCTGTTAGAAATGTTCGACAATAGGGAGCGGGAAGACGATATAATCTATCAAAAAGCAACGTATTATCGCGGATTGGAGTTTTATAATGAGCGTGCTTTTGAAAACAGCATATCCATGTTCATGCGATCCGAAAAATTCCCAATCGATGCGGAAATGGCGGCGTTGGCCACGTATTGGAAAGCGGAGGCGATGTATGAAGTGCGCAAGTACGGGGAAGCTGTTGATAACTTTTCACGGTTCCTTCGGTTGCCCGCTGCACGAAACACGGATGTATACAATTACGCGAACTATGGCTTGGCTTATGCGGCGTTCCGTAATAACAGCTTTGATATGGCAGCCGGATATTTTGAACGCTTTATGTCTCTTGAGGGAAGTTCAATGGAGGATAAAGTACGTTATGACGTGATCGCACGTTTGGGTGATTCGTATCTAGCCGTGCGCAATTACGACCGAGCTAATCAATATTACGATGAGTTGATCAACAGCAAAGCTCCTAATCAGGACTATGCACTGTTCCAGCGTGGTATTCTTCATGGATTACAGGGCGACAATAAAACCAAGCTCAGTATCCTGAGGTCTGTTATCGAACAATTTCCAAATTCGAACTACGCAGATGACGTAGCCTTTGAGATACCATATACGTATTTCACTAAAGGAGATTACGATATCGCTATTGAAGGCTTGCAGAAGATGATAGAACAATACCCGCGTAGCAGCTATGTTCCCCGGGCATTGATGACCATCGGATTGGTTCAGTACAATAAAGATGAAACCGAAGCTGCGAAAGCCACTTTTCAAAAGGTGATAGAGGAACATAGCGCGACTGCCGAGGCACAGCAGGCTATGCGTTCCATTGAAAATATATACCTGGATCAGGGTGATGCTAAGAGTTATATTAATTACGCGACCAACGTTAATATCAGTGATCTGAGTCCCGCAGAACAGGATAACATGGCTTTCCAGGTAGCCAATTCCTTGTTTTCTAAAAAGGCATATGGGGCCGCCGTGGAAGCGATCAATGCGTATTTTGATAAATTTCCGAAACCCAGACAGGAAAAATATGCCCGTTATATCCGTGGGGTGAGTTTGTACAATAGTGGGCGCCCCAAGGAAGCGCTGCATGACCTGAATATTATCCTAAACGACTGGACGAGTCAGTATACAGAGAACACCTTGCTGACGGTAGCAGCCTTATATCTGGATTTGAAGGAATACAACGAGGCCATCGTGCACCTCAAAAAACTAGAGCTCACTTCAGAATACAAAGAACGTTATGGCTATGCGGTAACGAACCTGATGAAGTGTTATTTCGAAATCGGTGATTTAGAGCAGGCTGCCAAGTATTCGATGTTGGTAAAGACTTATGATCAGGCAACTGAGGAGGAAATTGCTATAGCACATTTGTACGACGCACGACTCATGTTGAAGGAAGGGAACGTGGAGTCTGCCATGAAGGAGCTAAATCTAGCGGCACAAAAGAGCCAAAAGGCAGTCGGTGCAGAAGCGCGGTACCGCCTAGGACAATTACAGTATGAAAACAAACAATATGATAAAGCTGAGAAAACAGCCTTCGATGTGATCAACAACATGGGATCACAAGACTATTGGGTGGCCAAGAGCTTCATCCTGCTTGCGGATGCCTATGTTGGCAAAGGCGATAAATTTCAGGCGAAGAGCACGTTGGAAAGTGTGATTGAAAATTATGAAGGAGATGATGATGTTATCCCTCTAGCAAAAGAGCGATTAAAGAAATTGAACGGTAAGTAA
- a CDS encoding Crp/Fnr family transcriptional regulator, with product MNLYYQKFEQFIETRDEQTLRSVEGISVEKTFKKGNFLLKQGDICKFSFTIIDGVVRKFYSGDQKEMTTEFYFADDVALSFNSYLLQKPSEEIIECVTDGYDS from the coding sequence ATGAACTTGTACTACCAGAAGTTCGAACAATTTATAGAAACACGAGATGAACAGACTTTACGATCTGTTGAAGGTATATCCGTTGAAAAGACCTTTAAAAAGGGTAATTTCCTTTTAAAGCAGGGAGATATATGTAAATTCAGCTTTACCATAATAGATGGAGTTGTAAGAAAATTCTACAGCGGAGATCAAAAAGAGATGACCACAGAATTTTACTTTGCCGATGATGTGGCACTTTCTTTTAATAGTTATCTATTGCAGAAACCAAGTGAAGAGATAATTGAATGTGTGACTGATGGATACGACAGTTAA
- a CDS encoding DUF5353 domain-containing protein, producing MIEKNSTLVTIEKIKSFAIALVGAGIFSMGSTYFSEQASYRVPRILLPVYEIFGNIGLAVGMLILGAGLMYFAYKKFTKNEGKSMYLLVFLVIAVLGFYGIIFSTSSKSTSIEDIKASIEEGQKKTQDEIMNTEKPSLDNDLANKYLDKLEALEKKFEKAINETDKTKFDACEKEYDTVTAIEFGNVVKEISTMPEYKDFAMYNAKILDKIQVFRSHKW from the coding sequence ATGATAGAAAAAAATTCAACACTAGTAACCATAGAAAAAATCAAATCTTTTGCTATCGCTTTGGTAGGGGCAGGTATTTTTAGTATGGGTAGCACTTATTTTTCAGAACAGGCATCTTATCGTGTACCAAGAATTTTATTACCAGTTTATGAAATCTTTGGTAACATAGGTTTAGCAGTAGGAATGTTGATTTTAGGCGCAGGTTTAATGTATTTTGCTTACAAAAAATTCACTAAAAACGAAGGTAAATCCATGTATTTACTTGTGTTTTTAGTGATTGCAGTTTTGGGTTTTTACGGAATAATTTTTTCTACAAGCAGTAAATCTACTTCAATTGAGGATATAAAGGCAAGTATAGAAGAAGGTCAAAAGAAAACACAAGACGAAATTATGAATACGGAAAAACCAAGTTTGGATAATGATTTGGCAAACAAATATTTAGATAAATTAGAGGCGTTAGAAAAAAAGTTTGAAAAGGCCATAAATGAAACAGATAAAACAAAGTTTGATGCATGTGAAAAGGAATATGATACTGTTACCGCGATAGAATTTGGAAATGTAGTAAAGGAAATATCAACCATGCCAGAGTATAAGGATTTTGCCATGTATAATGCTAAAATATTAGACAAAATTCAAGTATTTAGATCGCATAAATGGTAG